The DNA segment CTCTATGAAGGGGACGAGGAAGACCACGCACCCTGATTCGTCTGCCCTGCGCAGAGACAGAAACGAGGAGCGCAGAGTGAAGATATTGCGGATCACCGAATCCAGAGTCTCGGACTCGAGATGGTCTCTACCATGGTAGGCACCAAGCCTCGGGAAGGGGAGGTCTTCGACCCTGACACCGTCAGAGAGGACGATTGGCCTCATTTCCTCTCCGGCCTCACCCACGAGCTGAACACCCCTCTGGCAAGCCTTGGAGTGGTCGTCGAGCTCCTCGGGAGGGAGGGGATTGGCCTCTCCGACAACCAACAGCGCTACACGGAGAACCTGCACCAGCTGGTGCGCGAGATGCAGGAGCTGCTCCATGATGTCGGGACGTTCGCCCGTTTGCGCGGCGGGCGGGTCCGCAAGCGCGTAGAAGCACTGTCCCCTGAAGATGTGATGCGGCGAGCCACGGACGCCATTCGGACCTCGGCCTGGGAGATGGGAATTACCGTCTCTACGGAGCTCCAACCCGGGCTTCCCATGATTCACACCGACGCCGCCCTCCTCGAACAAGCCCTGGACGCCCTGCTCGAAACGGCGCTGTTCCTGGCGGATCGGGAGGTCTCCGTCCAAGCCGAGAGCCGCGGTTCTTTCTTGTTCTTCACCTTTCGGGGGGACGCTGGATGTGGCCCCTCAGAGGATCCGGAGTCCTTGTTCAATCCGTTCGAAGGCGGCACCGCCCGGAAGCTCAAACAGAAAGGTGCGCGGCCCCTCGCGCCGCTCCTGGCCCGGGAGATCGCCACCGAGCTGGGCGGTGAGCTGAAGATGGTCGCCGAGGAAGGGCGTTCGAAATGCGTGCTGCGCCTTCCTCTCCCTGGACCCTCCCCGTGAGCTAGATCGGCCTCGACTCAAGGGTCCCGACGATCGAGGACGGCCCCCACCGTCCGCAGGAGCGTGGAGATATCGAAAGGCTTCTCCAGGAAGGCGTCTGCTAGCTCCTTGTCGATGTCTCGGCCCGCCAGCGCTTCGTCGCTATAGCCCGACATCAGGATCACCCGCAGATGCGGATAGCGGGACCGGAGCTCCGCCGAGAGCTTCACACCGTTGCCGGACGGCATGACGAGATCCGACACCAGAACGTCGACGGCCTCGAGGCCTTGGCCGCACAGATTCAGCGCCTCATCGGCCTCTCGTGCGGTCAGGACTTCGTAGCCCTCGGACTCCAGCACCTCGCCGAGGAGGTTGCGAAACATGTCGTCGTCCTCGACCACCAGCACCGTAGCGAGGGTGGTGGCGGACGGGGACGGCAGCTCGGGCTGCGAAGCCGCGGCGGACGGCGGCTCGCCCTCCTCCGCCACGGGCAGGTAGATGCGGAAGGTGGTTCCGACGCCCAGTTGGCTGATCACAGAGATTCCGCCGTCCCATTGGTGCACGATGCCGAAGACCGTGGAGAGCCCGAGCCCGGTGCCCTTGCCCACCTCCTTGGTGGTGAAGAACGGCTCGAAGATCCGCTGGCGGTTCGCCTCACTCATCCCGGTGCCCGTGTCCTCGACCTCCAGCAGCGCGTAGGTGCCTGGCTGGATGGAGCCGGTCTCGGTGCCCATCTCCTCATCGAGCATGGCCCGGGTCCACCGCACCGAGAGCCGTCCACCCCGGGGCATGGCATCGGAAGCGTTGACCGCCAGGTTGAGCAGCACCTGCTGGAGCTGCCCCGGGTCGATGGCCACGGGACCGAGGGAGTCCTCCACAGAGCACTCGAAGCGGATGTCTTCGCCGATGAGACGGTGGATCATATCCGCCGTTTCCCCGGTCAGGGAGCCGATGTCCACCAGCCTCCGGCGGGTCTCCTGGCGGCTGCCGAAGGCGAGTAGCTGGCGGGTCAGATCGGCCCCTCGCCGCGCCGCCTGGTGAATTCGCTCGGCGTACCCCTGCAGCGCGGAATCCTCCTCCCCGGCCTCTTTCCCGAGGATCTCTGCGTAGCCGATGATCGTCCCCAGCAACGTGTTGAAGTCGTGGGCGACGCCGCCGGCGAGGCGACCGAGGGCCTCCATCTTCTGGGCTCGGAGCAGGGACTCCTCGAGGATTCTTCGGTCCGTGAGATCCCGGAGAGTCCCCATGAACAGGCGCTCATCCCCAATGCAAACCTCGTTGACCGCCAGATCCACCGGAAAGACGAAGCCGTCCTTGCGGCGACCCTGCACCTCCCGCCCGATGCCGATGATCCGCTTCTCGCCCGTACGCCGATACCGGTCTATATAGCCATCGTGCTCGTCGCGGTAGGGCTCGGGCATGAGAATCCTGACGTTCTCGCCCAAGAGCTCGTCGGCGCTGTAGCCGAACATCTTCTCCGTCGCCGGATTCACCGATTCGATGATCCCCCGGGAATCGATCGTGACGATGGCATCCACTGCGGCATCGAGGAGGGCCTCGAGGCGCTCGGCACTCTCGAGGCGCTCCTGCTCCATCCGCTTGCGGTCTGTGATGTCCTCGACCAGCCCGATGGCATAGCTGGACGCCCCGGCCGTGTCGCTGGCGAGATAGGCGGTCAAACGTCCCCAAAACACCCCACCGTCCTTACGAAGCCACCGGCTCTCGCGCTGGAAGGAATCGCGCTGTCCACGGACGAGCTGCTCGAAGAGATCGCAGGTACGGGCCCGGTCCTCGGAGTGAGTGAGGTCGAGGAGAGTCATTCGCTGGAGCTCTGCCTGCGAGTACCCCATCATCTGCTGGTACACCCGATTCGCCCGGGAGATGCTCCCGCCCTCGACGGCACTGACGATGCAAGCACCCACCACCGGGTTGTCGAAGAGCCCACGGACTGGCTCCACCCCACCAGGCTTGCGAGAGTCCTGATCCGGAGCGAACCCTGTTTGAGGATCCTTCAATGTCTTCCCATGGTCGATATTGATGGAGTTTCTCAGAACCGACGAGATATTCTTATCTGTTCAACTTTATATCACCTGAAGCGACCCCACCCCCAAGCGCGGGTAAGAGGGCCACCCGCGGGCGACAGCCGGCCACCCGCCGGGGTCTGTGCGATCCATGGACCCAAGGCGTACGCTTGCACAGAGGCCAGAATCCATCCGACCTTCGAGCACGGCGAAAAGGACCGCCCAGGCCCAAAACCTCTGCCCCCAATGCCCAAGGAAGTCGCCCCTGAAGCCGACCAACTCTCCAATGAGATCAACCCATCTACAGAAAGGACAGGCACCATGAAGGTCCGTGAAATCATGACCAGCAAGCCGGCGACCTGCTCGCCAGGAGACTCCGTGGCCTCGGCCCTCCAGCGCCTCTGGGAGGACGACTGCGGAATCCTTCCCGTCATCGAGGGTGATCAAGTCGTGGGGATCGTCACCGACCGCGACCTCGCCATGGCCCTCCTCTTCCAAGGGGCTCGACCGACGGAGCTATCCATCGGCAAGCTGCCCCGAAACGAAGTGCATAGCTGCTCCCCGGAGGACGAAACCCGGACCGCGTTGGAGGTAATGGCGAAACACCAAGTGCGCCGTCTGCCGGTGGTGGAAGACGGTCGACTGGTCGGCGTCGTTTCCCTCAACGATGTAGCCCTCGAGGCACACTCGACCCACGGGAGTCTCGAACGGCCAACCTACGAAGAGGTGGCCAAAGCTTTCCAGGCCATCTGCACCCACCG comes from the Acidobacteriota bacterium genome and includes:
- a CDS encoding CBS domain-containing protein; this translates as MKVREIMTSKPATCSPGDSVASALQRLWEDDCGILPVIEGDQVVGIVTDRDLAMALLFQGARPTELSIGKLPRNEVHSCSPEDETRTALEVMAKHQVRRLPVVEDGRLVGVVSLNDVALEAHSTHGSLERPTYEEVAKAFQAICTHRQQPVTV
- a CDS encoding HAMP domain-containing sensor histidine kinase; the protein is MVGTKPREGEVFDPDTVREDDWPHFLSGLTHELNTPLASLGVVVELLGREGIGLSDNQQRYTENLHQLVREMQELLHDVGTFARLRGGRVRKRVEALSPEDVMRRATDAIRTSAWEMGITVSTELQPGLPMIHTDAALLEQALDALLETALFLADREVSVQAESRGSFLFFTFRGDAGCGPSEDPESLFNPFEGGTARKLKQKGARPLAPLLAREIATELGGELKMVAEEGRSKCVLRLPLPGPSP
- a CDS encoding PAS domain S-box protein; protein product: MEPVRGLFDNPVVGACIVSAVEGGSISRANRVYQQMMGYSQAELQRMTLLDLTHSEDRARTCDLFEQLVRGQRDSFQRESRWLRKDGGVFWGRLTAYLASDTAGASSYAIGLVEDITDRKRMEQERLESAERLEALLDAAVDAIVTIDSRGIIESVNPATEKMFGYSADELLGENVRILMPEPYRDEHDGYIDRYRRTGEKRIIGIGREVQGRRKDGFVFPVDLAVNEVCIGDERLFMGTLRDLTDRRILEESLLRAQKMEALGRLAGGVAHDFNTLLGTIIGYAEILGKEAGEEDSALQGYAERIHQAARRGADLTRQLLAFGSRQETRRRLVDIGSLTGETADMIHRLIGEDIRFECSVEDSLGPVAIDPGQLQQVLLNLAVNASDAMPRGGRLSVRWTRAMLDEEMGTETGSIQPGTYALLEVEDTGTGMSEANRQRIFEPFFTTKEVGKGTGLGLSTVFGIVHQWDGGISVISQLGVGTTFRIYLPVAEEGEPPSAAASQPELPSPSATTLATVLVVEDDDMFRNLLGEVLESEGYEVLTAREADEALNLCGQGLEAVDVLVSDLVMPSGNGVKLSAELRSRYPHLRVILMSGYSDEALAGRDIDKELADAFLEKPFDISTLLRTVGAVLDRRDP